The Exiguobacterium mexicanum genome includes a window with the following:
- the ftsL gene encoding cell division protein FtsL — protein sequence MPEAARKALQPQISPNRNPIPQERPIPAPKRRTLTLFESILYPTMICSVVLFGGITVSKHNEAYNIMRDTALITQETNTIAKENEELKYEIAQLSSPERIYAIAEKLGMQFNENNVKVID from the coding sequence ATGCCAGAAGCTGCTCGCAAGGCTTTGCAGCCTCAAATTTCGCCGAATCGCAATCCGATTCCGCAAGAACGACCAATACCAGCTCCAAAACGACGTACGTTGACTTTGTTCGAATCCATCCTGTACCCGACCATGATCTGTTCAGTTGTCTTGTTCGGTGGCATCACGGTATCGAAACATAACGAAGCGTACAACATCATGCGCGACACGGCTCTGATCACACAAGAGACGAACACGATCGCGAAAGAGAATGAAGAATTGAAGTATGAGATCGCCCAACTAAGCTCACCTGAGAGAATCTATGCGATTGCTGAAAAGCTCGGAATGCAATTCAATGAGAACAACGTCAAGGTGATTGACTGA
- the rsmH gene encoding 16S rRNA (cytosine(1402)-N(4))-methyltransferase RsmH, which yields MFEHETVLKMESIEGLNIKPDGIYVDCTLGGAGHSEEIVKRLTTGHLYAFDQDDVALKHASERLAPYEDRVTFIKSNFVHLKDELLARGITQVDGVLFDLGVSSPQLDEAERGFSYNYDAPLDMRMDRSRELSAYHVVNEWPFGDLARIFFTYGEEKFSKQIARKIEQARAVKPIETTFELVELIKDAIPAPARRKGGHPAKRTFQAIRIAVNDELNVFDRAVQDAIDLLAIGGRICVITFHSLEDRICKQVFKERSQHPPLPPGLPVIPKEFEPELKLITRKPITAGDVELEDNRRARSAKLRVAEKQK from the coding sequence ATGTTTGAGCATGAAACGGTTTTAAAAATGGAGTCCATTGAGGGATTGAATATTAAGCCAGACGGGATTTATGTCGATTGTACGTTAGGAGGAGCCGGTCACAGCGAAGAGATTGTCAAGCGTTTGACGACAGGCCATCTGTACGCCTTTGACCAAGACGACGTCGCGCTCAAGCACGCGAGTGAGCGGTTGGCTCCATATGAGGACCGGGTTACGTTCATTAAAAGCAACTTCGTCCATTTGAAAGATGAACTGCTGGCACGGGGAATCACCCAGGTCGATGGGGTATTGTTTGACCTTGGCGTGTCTTCGCCGCAGCTCGATGAGGCCGAACGTGGCTTTAGCTACAATTACGACGCGCCGTTAGATATGCGCATGGACCGTTCGCGTGAGCTATCGGCTTACCATGTCGTCAACGAATGGCCGTTCGGGGACCTTGCCCGCATCTTCTTTACATACGGGGAAGAAAAATTCTCGAAACAGATCGCCCGCAAGATCGAGCAAGCCCGTGCCGTCAAGCCGATCGAGACGACGTTTGAACTCGTCGAGTTGATTAAAGACGCGATTCCGGCGCCGGCACGACGAAAAGGCGGACACCCTGCGAAACGAACGTTCCAGGCGATCCGCATCGCCGTCAACGATGAATTGAACGTGTTCGACCGCGCCGTCCAAGACGCGATCGATCTACTCGCCATCGGTGGACGGATTTGTGTCATCACGTTCCACTCGTTAGAAGATCGGATTTGTAAGCAAGTCTTCAAAGAGAGAAGCCAGCATCCGCCGTTACCACCAGGATTGCCGGTCATCCCGAAAGAGTTTGAACCCGAGTTGAAGTTGATCACGCGCAAGCCGATCACGGCCGGGGACGTTGAACTTGAAGACAACCGCCGGGCCCGTTCAGCCAAGCTTCGGGTCGCAGAAAAACAAAAATAG
- a CDS encoding 2-dehydropantoate 2-reductase, protein MKPIKRIGIIGNGAVGMLMASLFEPDYTVTLYGRVDEATTVTIERIGVTNGKAHVSLCPVTSLVESEQDVFFVTTKAHQVEAATERLSGDVPVFICSNGIAHLDYARKRGFHLGVVEHGVSRDGARLQHTGLGRIRIGSLGSLEEMSFNASPLDVVWEADIEQVVTEKLFANAIINPITALCRVENGAVASPPCRDIADAVYAELSTLFDRHVPYTYIETIIEKTAHNRSSMLRDIEAGRQTEVDAILTPLLKRADERGITLTVIPVLQKLILGASVSC, encoded by the coding sequence ATGAAGCCGATTAAACGAATTGGGATTATCGGGAACGGCGCCGTCGGCATGCTGATGGCTTCGCTGTTCGAACCGGATTATACGGTGACGCTCTATGGCCGTGTCGACGAGGCGACGACCGTGACGATCGAACGAATCGGCGTCACGAACGGGAAGGCTCATGTAAGCCTTTGTCCGGTGACGTCACTCGTCGAGTCGGAGCAGGACGTTTTTTTTGTGACGACGAAAGCACACCAGGTCGAGGCGGCGACGGAACGATTGTCAGGGGATGTGCCCGTCTTCATCTGTTCGAACGGGATCGCCCATCTCGACTACGCACGGAAACGAGGGTTTCATCTCGGCGTGGTCGAACATGGCGTGAGCCGCGACGGCGCCCGGCTCCAGCATACCGGGCTCGGGCGCATCCGGATTGGCAGCCTCGGCTCGCTCGAAGAGATGTCGTTCAACGCATCTCCACTCGATGTCGTCTGGGAAGCAGACATCGAGCAAGTCGTCACCGAGAAGCTATTCGCGAACGCGATCATCAATCCGATCACAGCGCTCTGTCGTGTCGAAAATGGTGCGGTCGCTTCGCCGCCTTGCCGTGACATCGCCGATGCCGTCTATGCGGAATTGTCCACATTGTTCGACCGGCACGTGCCTTATACATATATCGAGACCATCATTGAAAAAACGGCCCATAACCGGTCTTCCATGTTACGTGACATCGAAGCAGGGCGCCAGACCGAGGTCGACGCCATCTTGACACCGCTGTTGAAACGGGCCGACGAGCGAGGCATCACATTGACCGTCATTCCCGTCCTACAAAAATTAATTTTAGGAGCGAGCGTATCGTGCTAG
- the rpmF gene encoding 50S ribosomal protein L32, with protein sequence MAVPFRRTSKTRKRLRRTHFKLNVPGMNECPNCGEMKLSHRVCKSCGHYNGKEVTSK encoded by the coding sequence ATGGCAGTACCATTCCGTAGAACGTCGAAAACTCGCAAACGTCTTCGTCGTACTCACTTCAAACTCAACGTACCTGGTATGAACGAGTGCCCGAACTGTGGCGAAATGAAGCTTTCTCACCGTGTATGCAAATCTTGCGGACACTACAACGGTAAAGAAGTAACAAGCAAATAA
- a CDS encoding UDP-N-acetylmuramoyl-tripeptide--D-alanyl-D-alanine ligase has translation MEQLTIQTLASWFGMKTDDTREVRHVATDSRDDNADGLFVPIIGARVDGHDYIEAAVKQGAIVTFWEQDRPLPEGIVAIPVASPLQALQEAAARYLAEIDPKVVAITGSNGKTSTKDMIAVVLGETFKTHKTAGNFNSDVGLPLTVLRMPRDTEVAVLEMGMNGFGQIELLSKLAKPDIAFVTNIGESHGEQVGGREGIAKAKLEIKAGLKPGGVLIVDADEPLLSEAGGYRVGYEATADGKLEVVEATFDASIFRYNNEMYELKVLGAHQIRNAAYAIACGLKFGLGHDTIQRGLDRVQLTSMRMEKRMFGDAHLINDAYNASPTSMIAAIETMKTLEGFTRRVLVLGDMYELGADEVTQHESVGRVITAPVTDCVLIGEKAKWIANGITDPRVNVTTVPTVEEAKVLLGSYQRPQTVILLKASRGLALERLVQ, from the coding sequence ATGGAACAGTTGACGATACAAACACTCGCATCTTGGTTCGGCATGAAGACAGATGATACGCGTGAGGTGCGCCACGTCGCAACCGACTCGCGAGACGATAACGCCGACGGCTTGTTCGTCCCAATCATCGGGGCGCGTGTCGATGGACACGATTATATCGAGGCTGCCGTCAAACAAGGTGCGATCGTGACGTTTTGGGAGCAAGACCGGCCGTTGCCGGAAGGGATTGTCGCCATTCCGGTCGCATCGCCGCTTCAGGCGCTTCAAGAGGCGGCGGCCCGCTACTTGGCAGAGATTGATCCAAAAGTCGTAGCCATCACCGGATCGAACGGAAAGACCTCGACGAAAGATATGATCGCCGTCGTGCTCGGCGAGACGTTTAAGACACACAAGACGGCAGGCAATTTCAACTCGGATGTCGGCTTGCCGCTCACCGTGTTACGGATGCCACGCGATACGGAAGTCGCCGTCCTCGAGATGGGGATGAACGGATTCGGTCAAATTGAATTGTTGTCGAAGCTCGCTAAACCGGATATCGCTTTCGTCACGAATATCGGAGAGTCGCACGGAGAACAAGTCGGGGGGCGCGAGGGCATCGCCAAGGCGAAACTCGAGATCAAAGCCGGTCTGAAACCGGGTGGCGTCTTGATCGTCGATGCCGACGAGCCGCTCCTCAGTGAAGCTGGCGGGTACCGCGTCGGTTATGAGGCGACCGCTGACGGCAAACTCGAGGTCGTGGAGGCGACGTTTGACGCTTCGATTTTCCGATACAACAACGAGATGTATGAATTGAAAGTGCTCGGCGCCCACCAAATTCGCAACGCTGCCTATGCGATCGCTTGCGGACTCAAGTTCGGATTGGGACACGATACGATCCAACGCGGACTCGATCGGGTCCAGTTGACATCGATGCGGATGGAGAAGCGGATGTTCGGTGATGCGCACTTGATCAATGATGCCTATAACGCCAGCCCGACTTCGATGATCGCCGCCATCGAGACGATGAAAACACTTGAAGGGTTCACGCGACGTGTCCTCGTCCTCGGGGACATGTATGAACTTGGCGCAGATGAAGTCACGCAACACGAAAGTGTCGGCCGTGTCATCACGGCCCCGGTCACAGATTGCGTGCTCATCGGAGAGAAGGCGAAATGGATTGCGAACGGCATTACCGACCCGCGTGTGAACGTGACAACGGTGCCGACCGTCGAGGAAGCGAAAGTGCTTCTCGGCAGTTATCAACGCCCCCAGACTGTGATATTGTTAAAAGCATCGCGAGGACTGGCGCTTGAGCGCTTAGTTCAATAA
- the bshC gene encoding bacillithiol biosynthesis cysteine-adding enzyme BshC has protein sequence MRIESLDAMYAPSSPMMQVETGYSKWLDYKGMDELEARADELTGRSFTHLPALVTILRDQQTVHGPMSPALESKLDALARGEALTMVTGQQVGVFGGPLFAVYKLLTVIKKAKQAEAKLNKPVIPIFWMATEDHDYAEINHVFVSQPLSRQLRKEALSTVPLAGKASIGELEFDRLKIELVQMLQRVLLSETETPYTTTLYQELVAVLQASHSFAEFFGRMMRRFVGEDFILFDPHQPEVRALERDAFKRLIREHDRLNTALREAFEDGMPHVDLNRDAAHLFYHDGTRELLTKQDGVFTTKRGHRFTEAELLQQVEEHPERFSNNVVSRPLMQDFLFPTLAYIAGPGEIAYWLQLRPLFHLFGWNMPLLIPRLGAVLVSTNDEKKLAQEGVTLVDYLTNPLPDHTFDDEAFDQSLYAYRTLTEALGREAGKRGHRFDAKARHVLDRLADEMRAEAKRDQYRLNSRRIHLSTRLLPMDAPQERIWSMVPLLNRHGLDVFKRLFAAYEQSESERCLVKL, from the coding sequence GTGAGGATAGAGTCGCTAGATGCCATGTACGCCCCGTCGTCTCCGATGATGCAGGTGGAGACAGGTTATTCGAAATGGCTGGACTATAAAGGGATGGACGAACTCGAGGCGAGGGCTGACGAACTGACCGGACGTTCGTTCACGCATTTGCCCGCGCTTGTAACTATATTGCGAGACCAACAAACCGTCCACGGTCCGATGTCTCCCGCGCTCGAATCAAAGCTCGACGCGTTGGCTCGTGGCGAGGCGTTGACGATGGTGACCGGACAGCAAGTCGGGGTATTCGGTGGTCCGTTGTTCGCGGTGTATAAACTGTTGACCGTGATCAAAAAAGCCAAACAGGCAGAAGCGAAACTGAACAAACCGGTCATCCCGATTTTTTGGATGGCGACCGAGGATCACGACTATGCGGAAATCAACCACGTGTTCGTGAGCCAACCGTTGTCGCGTCAATTGCGTAAAGAGGCGCTATCGACGGTCCCGCTCGCCGGCAAGGCATCGATCGGGGAGTTAGAATTCGATCGACTGAAAATTGAGCTCGTGCAAATGCTACAGCGTGTGCTGTTATCAGAGACGGAGACGCCATACACGACGACACTTTATCAAGAGCTCGTCGCCGTGCTCCAAGCGAGCCATTCGTTCGCCGAATTTTTCGGGCGGATGATGCGCCGGTTCGTCGGAGAAGACTTCATCCTGTTCGACCCGCACCAACCGGAAGTCCGGGCGCTCGAGCGCGATGCATTCAAGCGGTTGATTCGCGAACACGATCGTCTGAACACGGCGCTACGAGAGGCGTTCGAGGATGGCATGCCACACGTCGACTTGAACCGGGATGCGGCCCATCTGTTCTATCACGACGGCACACGCGAGTTGTTGACGAAACAAGACGGGGTGTTCACGACGAAACGAGGCCATCGATTCACCGAGGCCGAGTTGCTGCAACAAGTCGAGGAGCACCCGGAGCGGTTCTCGAACAACGTCGTGTCACGTCCGCTCATGCAAGACTTCTTGTTCCCGACGCTCGCTTATATCGCCGGCCCGGGGGAAATCGCCTACTGGCTTCAGTTGCGCCCGCTGTTCCATCTCTTTGGTTGGAACATGCCGCTCCTCATCCCACGGCTCGGGGCCGTCCTCGTTTCGACGAACGATGAGAAGAAGCTTGCCCAAGAAGGCGTGACGCTCGTCGATTACTTGACGAACCCGTTGCCGGACCATACGTTCGATGACGAGGCGTTCGACCAGAGTCTTTACGCCTACCGAACGCTCACGGAAGCGCTCGGTCGCGAAGCCGGGAAGCGGGGCCATCGATTTGACGCCAAGGCGCGACACGTACTTGATCGGCTCGCTGACGAGATGCGGGCCGAGGCGAAACGTGACCAATATCGGTTGAACAGTCGGCGGATTCATCTGTCGACAAGGCTCTTACCGATGGATGCGCCGCAAGAACGGATCTGGTCGATGGTACCGCTCTTGAATCGTCATGGCCTCGATGTGTTCAAACGGCTATTTGCCGCCTACGAACAGTCTGAATCGGAGCGATGTCTCGTTAAACTGTAA
- a CDS encoding YceD family protein produces MKWSIAQLLKLRNQGDSFAIDEMVELPELTQLHPDIRSIRPVHVHGDASFTSNQVTFNLKVQGDLTLPDARTLDDVIYEFDIESLEPFFLENGRYTEQFDDVNLPEGNTIDLRPIVRELIMLDVPMQVFGNETDKTQVEGEGWSVIDEQPDDQPKIDPRLAGLADLFSKKEDENG; encoded by the coding sequence ATGAAGTGGTCTATTGCACAGCTACTTAAGCTACGAAACCAGGGTGACAGTTTTGCCATCGACGAGATGGTCGAACTACCAGAGCTTACTCAGCTCCATCCGGATATCCGTTCGATTCGCCCGGTGCATGTGCACGGGGATGCGTCGTTCACATCTAATCAAGTTACATTCAATTTGAAGGTTCAAGGTGACCTGACGTTGCCAGATGCGCGTACGTTGGACGATGTCATCTATGAATTTGATATTGAATCGCTCGAGCCTTTCTTTTTGGAGAATGGGCGTTATACGGAGCAATTCGATGATGTCAATTTGCCAGAAGGAAATACGATTGATCTGCGACCAATCGTAAGAGAGCTCATCATGTTAGACGTCCCGATGCAAGTTTTCGGGAACGAAACAGACAAAACTCAGGTTGAAGGGGAAGGCTGGTCCGTCATTGACGAGCAGCCGGACGACCAACCAAAAATTGACCCGCGCCTCGCGGGCCTCGCCGACTTGTTCTCTAAAAAAGAGGACGAGAACGGCTAA
- a CDS encoding penicillin-binding transpeptidase domain-containing protein, giving the protein MAIVCFTPLFLFFVGWFLYLSVFQTYKGENMLAFAEEERWKAVSTLKAERGEIFDRFGQPIAINIPSYRVVAVLKLGGERVENKTLMPEAFPEAAKQLATVLPMTEGDILKRLEQNKDRGQIEFGVPGRDLTVEQKEEIETFKIPGITFVEEPKRYYPNKVFASSVVGYAQKIDQNGRIELVGELGIEKSLNDVLSESYGLYRFEKDLAGRQLVSSDEQLKVDPEDGADVQLTIDHRIQQLLDTKMEELYKEYKPKNATAIIMDPKTGEIIALSDRPSFDPNTREISSYSNFSVSSRFEPGSTMKIFTLAAAINEGVYNPNELYKSGSYKYGKTVFNDYNITGWGTIPMVEGVWHSSNVAFSILANERLGLSRYEDYFKAFKFDQRTGVDLPGEVNSQFDFESPLNVLITAWGQSTAVTPMQILQATSAIATDGTMKQPHVIKKVVNRETGETIRTTNPKIVGQPITAEAAKQTREALDGVVNSDVGTGQLYALDNYRVIGKTGTAQIAENGKYLSGQYIHSFVGMAPEDDPELVMYIAVDRPNSDSSTTGPRIMAPLFKDVMDVALRYRSVEPDKQAKTIDASTKTTESFVGQGRDEAVKAAKAAAFTPVSLGSGETVIAQSPVEGQPYVVGERLLLKTDESFTMPVLKGWSLRDVKRLATLYQLNLEIDGTGFVTSQSIGKGKPVKTGATLKVKLQSPSN; this is encoded by the coding sequence GTGGCGATTGTTTGCTTCACACCACTCTTTTTATTTTTTGTCGGTTGGTTCCTTTATTTGTCCGTCTTCCAGACGTACAAAGGGGAAAACATGCTCGCCTTCGCCGAGGAAGAACGCTGGAAAGCGGTCAGTACGTTAAAAGCGGAGCGGGGCGAGATTTTTGATCGGTTTGGACAACCAATCGCCATCAACATCCCGTCGTACCGAGTCGTGGCCGTGTTGAAGCTCGGCGGCGAGCGGGTAGAAAACAAGACGCTCATGCCCGAAGCGTTTCCTGAGGCCGCGAAGCAACTTGCGACCGTGCTTCCGATGACGGAAGGTGACATCTTGAAACGGCTCGAGCAAAACAAAGACCGTGGGCAAATCGAGTTCGGCGTGCCGGGTCGTGATTTGACGGTCGAACAAAAAGAAGAGATTGAAACGTTCAAGATTCCCGGGATCACGTTCGTCGAAGAACCGAAACGCTATTATCCGAACAAAGTGTTCGCATCAAGCGTCGTCGGATACGCCCAAAAGATTGACCAGAATGGGCGGATCGAACTCGTTGGAGAACTCGGGATTGAAAAGTCACTCAATGACGTCTTGAGCGAGTCGTATGGGCTGTATCGGTTCGAGAAAGATTTGGCCGGCCGTCAACTCGTCTCGAGTGACGAGCAATTGAAGGTTGACCCGGAAGATGGGGCGGACGTCCAACTGACGATCGATCACCGCATTCAACAGCTGCTCGATACGAAGATGGAAGAGCTGTATAAAGAGTACAAGCCGAAGAATGCGACGGCGATCATTATGGACCCGAAGACCGGCGAAATCATCGCCTTGTCGGACCGCCCATCATTCGATCCGAACACGCGTGAAATCAGCTCATACAGCAACTTCTCGGTATCGTCCCGCTTCGAGCCGGGGTCGACGATGAAGATCTTCACGTTGGCCGCTGCCATCAACGAAGGTGTCTACAACCCGAACGAACTGTACAAGTCGGGTTCATATAAGTATGGCAAGACCGTATTCAATGATTACAACATTACCGGATGGGGTACGATTCCTATGGTAGAAGGCGTCTGGCACTCGTCGAACGTCGCCTTTTCGATATTGGCGAACGAACGGCTCGGACTCAGTCGCTACGAGGATTATTTCAAAGCGTTCAAGTTCGACCAACGCACGGGCGTCGATTTACCGGGCGAGGTCAACAGCCAGTTCGATTTCGAGAGCCCGCTCAACGTCTTGATCACAGCATGGGGTCAATCGACGGCCGTCACGCCAATGCAAATCTTGCAAGCGACGTCGGCCATCGCGACCGATGGGACGATGAAGCAACCTCATGTCATTAAAAAAGTCGTGAACCGTGAGACGGGCGAGACGATTCGGACGACGAATCCGAAAATCGTCGGACAGCCAATTACAGCCGAGGCGGCAAAACAGACGCGGGAAGCACTTGACGGCGTCGTCAATAGTGACGTCGGGACGGGGCAATTGTACGCCCTTGACAACTACCGCGTCATCGGGAAAACCGGGACCGCGCAAATTGCGGAGAACGGGAAGTATTTGAGTGGACAATATATCCATTCGTTCGTCGGCATGGCGCCGGAGGACGATCCAGAACTCGTCATGTATATCGCCGTCGACCGTCCGAACAGCGACTCGTCGACGACGGGACCACGCATCATGGCACCGCTGTTCAAAGACGTGATGGACGTCGCGCTCCGTTACCGGAGTGTCGAGCCAGACAAACAGGCGAAGACGATCGATGCGTCGACGAAGACGACAGAGTCATTCGTCGGGCAAGGCCGTGACGAGGCGGTGAAGGCGGCCAAGGCGGCGGCATTCACACCGGTGTCACTCGGCAGTGGCGAAACGGTCATCGCGCAAAGTCCGGTCGAGGGTCAACCGTACGTCGTCGGCGAGCGCTTGCTATTGAAGACGGATGAGTCGTTCACGATGCCGGTCTTGAAAGGTTGGTCGCTCCGTGATGTGAAACGGTTGGCGACACTTTACCAATTGAATTTAGAAATAGACGGTACCGGCTTCGTCACGTCCCAGTCGATTGGGAAAGGCAAGCCTGTCAAGACCGGGGCAACGTTAAAAGTGAAGCTCCAGTCACCGTCGAACTAA
- a CDS encoding tRNA(Met) cytidine acetate ligase produces the protein MRKTAIIAEYNPFHNGHLHQAERARIETGADAVIAVMSAQFTQRGEPAAFDKWSRAKAAVQTGAIDLVVELPTRYGVQRADRFASAAVAIAERMQCQTLSFGSESGDITAVKRAAAANIEATPAYQTALKEALDQGRSSAKASSEAFGALYPDFDLTLPNNILAYHYAKAATTIELHTIRRLGAGYHDPSVSDVMSATGVRGHYLETGMVRAVPDATRALFADVSMAHWSLYWPVLQYKLRTTPKDVLDQLVGIDSSLSPRLIQAGLEPTFEQALARLLTRRYTRTAIQRALVSVLVHWRRDELPERFDEVPYVRPLAFNAIGRIVLKGIKKDVPLMSKYHPDLAFEARVTEAYRLPLGNRSLVEHVQTPQFIDSK, from the coding sequence ATGCGAAAAACGGCCATCATCGCTGAGTACAACCCGTTCCATAACGGGCATCTCCATCAAGCTGAACGAGCACGGATCGAAACGGGCGCCGATGCCGTCATCGCCGTCATGAGCGCCCAGTTCACCCAACGCGGGGAACCGGCGGCGTTCGACAAATGGAGCCGCGCGAAAGCGGCCGTCCAGACGGGCGCGATTGACCTCGTCGTGGAACTGCCGACCCGTTACGGGGTACAACGTGCCGACCGGTTCGCAAGCGCCGCCGTCGCCATCGCCGAACGCATGCAGTGCCAAACCCTGTCGTTCGGAAGCGAGAGCGGAGACATCACAGCCGTGAAACGGGCCGCGGCCGCAAACATCGAGGCGACGCCAGCTTATCAGACGGCACTAAAAGAAGCGCTTGACCAAGGACGATCCTCGGCCAAAGCGTCGAGTGAGGCGTTCGGTGCGCTCTATCCCGATTTCGACTTGACGCTCCCGAACAATATCCTCGCCTATCACTACGCGAAAGCGGCGACGACGATCGAGCTCCATACGATTCGTCGCCTCGGTGCGGGATACCATGACCCAAGCGTCTCAGACGTCATGTCGGCCACGGGGGTGCGCGGCCACTACTTGGAGACAGGTATGGTCCGGGCCGTCCCTGACGCCACGAGAGCCCTGTTTGCGGACGTGTCGATGGCACACTGGTCACTCTATTGGCCCGTCTTGCAGTACAAGTTACGGACGACCCCGAAAGACGTGCTCGACCAACTTGTCGGCATCGACAGTTCGTTATCACCGCGTTTGATTCAAGCCGGTCTCGAGCCGACGTTCGAGCAGGCGCTCGCTCGACTGTTGACGAGACGCTACACTCGGACCGCCATTCAACGTGCTCTCGTCTCTGTGCTCGTCCATTGGCGCCGCGATGAGCTGCCAGAGCGTTTCGATGAGGTGCCTTACGTCCGCCCGCTCGCGTTCAACGCGATTGGACGAATCGTGTTGAAAGGCATAAAAAAAGACGTACCGCTCATGAGCAAGTACCATCCTGACCTTGCGTTCGAGGCTCGAGTGACCGAGGCGTATCGCCTTCCTCTCGGAAATCGGTCACTCGTCGAACACGTACAAACCCCTCAATTCATTGACTCCAAATAA
- a CDS encoding DUF3397 domain-containing protein encodes MLVYIVSFPLVIWFMVYMILRKIMPKSVNTFKLVCDAGVVLWFYACGILLEAIVGVDVFWLLLAVCAAIFPANAIWQRVRHEDVVYSKMFVHGWRLLFLLLVPAHFVLFTIGIAREMMY; translated from the coding sequence GTGCTAGTGTATATCGTTTCATTTCCACTCGTCATTTGGTTTATGGTGTATATGATACTTAGAAAAATTATGCCGAAATCGGTTAATACGTTCAAACTCGTCTGTGATGCCGGCGTGGTCCTATGGTTCTATGCGTGTGGGATTTTGCTCGAGGCGATTGTCGGGGTCGATGTGTTCTGGCTGCTGCTCGCCGTCTGTGCCGCCATCTTCCCTGCCAACGCCATTTGGCAGCGGGTTCGCCATGAGGATGTCGTCTATTCGAAGATGTTCGTGCACGGGTGGCGCCTATTGTTTTTGTTGCTCGTCCCGGCCCACTTCGTCTTGTTCACGATCGGCATCGCACGCGAGATGATGTATTAA
- a CDS encoding SepM family pheromone-processing serine protease, with protein sequence MKSLKIGFGLLLAVLIFLFVPLPYYITYPGEATTIEEFMTVEGGDKEPGELQMVTISQRRATPLWLVGSWFTPFTDASPASRYLYEGEGEADYERRQELLMASSQQAAIQYAYELADADVTVSFEGMYVSAPISGSLAANVLKPGDVITAIDGQSFASRLDFIERVASFEAGDEVSVTLERDERELEVDTLIQPLDRTGDRVGLGIYEPLPIQDVRTVPEVSFELTNVGGPSAGLMFTLEIFDQLTPGDLTGGAVIAGTGTVDETGTVGPIGGAWQKIVAADRAGASVFFVPDGSNYDEAMESLDRLDSDIKVVPVKTVEEAIDYLESMN encoded by the coding sequence ATGAAGTCGCTCAAAATCGGCTTCGGGTTGCTCCTGGCCGTCTTGATTTTCTTGTTTGTGCCGCTCCCGTATTACATCACCTACCCGGGGGAAGCAACGACGATTGAAGAATTCATGACGGTCGAAGGCGGGGACAAAGAACCCGGCGAGCTACAGATGGTGACCATCTCGCAACGTCGGGCGACTCCGCTTTGGCTCGTCGGCAGTTGGTTCACGCCGTTCACCGATGCCAGCCCGGCCAGTCGATACTTGTATGAGGGAGAAGGGGAAGCAGACTACGAGCGAAGACAAGAACTGTTGATGGCATCGTCCCAGCAGGCGGCGATTCAATACGCCTATGAGTTGGCGGACGCCGACGTGACGGTTTCGTTCGAAGGGATGTATGTCTCCGCCCCGATCAGCGGGTCGCTCGCGGCGAACGTTTTGAAACCGGGTGACGTGATCACCGCCATCGACGGCCAGTCGTTCGCGTCGCGTCTCGACTTCATCGAACGTGTCGCTTCGTTCGAAGCCGGCGATGAAGTGTCCGTTACGCTCGAACGGGATGAACGGGAGCTGGAGGTCGATACGCTTATCCAGCCGCTCGACCGGACCGGCGACCGGGTCGGTCTCGGGATTTATGAACCGTTACCGATTCAAGACGTGCGCACAGTCCCGGAAGTCTCGTTCGAACTGACGAACGTCGGAGGACCTTCGGCCGGTCTTATGTTCACGCTTGAAATCTTTGATCAGTTGACACCGGGTGATTTGACAGGTGGGGCTGTGATCGCCGGTACCGGCACGGTCGATGAGACCGGGACCGTGGGACCAATCGGCGGGGCGTGGCAAAAAATCGTCGCCGCCGACCGGGCCGGTGCGTCGGTTTTCTTCGTGCCGGACGGATCAAATTACGATGAGGCGATGGAATCGCTCGATCGCCTAGACAGTGACATCAAAGTCGTTCCGGTCAAGACGGTCGAGGAGGCCATCGATTATTTGGAGTCAATGAATTGA